The Asterias amurensis chromosome 20, ASM3211899v1 region atctggctcaatgctcatactgattaaatgcgaaggcgtactttcgacaatatcatcataaatgatgaacaattTCCTGTCAAGTAATGAGCGGTttttttttcgtaagagctaaattatttcatcatcattagcttcgacaagtcaactgtgaagggagaattaataacgatctataacaactaaatatattaaaaaatgcgtagacctactaatgactatcgagttttattttgatgttccgtttttttctacaaacacaagctagcgaggtttcctcctaccgcatagaggcggctgggcggtacattGGCTAAATGGTTAACCATTTGAGCGCTTGACACGCATGGTTGCCAAAAATGTGCTGTGCCCACAAAGATGGCGTCTTTTGGGAACATCTTTACCCTTGATATTGAAGTATAAAGGCTAACCAAAGTGACATTAAAAAAACTCAGTTTTATCCCTCCCCTATTAAACATCTTTACCCTTGATATTGAAGTATAAAGGCTAACCAAAGTGACATTCAAAAAACTCAGTtttattaataaacaaaaaacctgtTTATCCCATCATGCAAACAGCAATGGCTTAATGAGCTAATATGCAAATAATCAACATGCAGCATGCTTATTAACCTTTGAACCTTAACCCTTGCTCTCCTTCCCCAGCCGTGCCGATACATCCTTCCTGTGGATCACTCAACCCGATTGTAGCAGCTCGTTATGTTCTATGGCGTAGTTTTTGCACAGCGATACTAAAGGGCCTGGTTGTTGCTGTATTTGTCTTATTCTTAGCCCTCATGATTTATGCTGTGCCTGGCTACACAGTCAAAAAGATCTTAAatgtttaacaaatattttttatttagtcaaATTTTAACTTacccagtttgaagataatgataggcagtttcttataaaaatattacttgctgaagtgctgtagtaattcaaaaatgagtaaaacaagtcacgaaaataacttttgtctctgtgagacgaaaattattttagcttgtaAAACTTTATTAACTAGATGGTAATTATACCATACACCCAAAATGGTAATTATTTTTACAAGCTGAAACTGAGACAAAATGTCTTTCTttgtgtcattgttttactcatttctcaaaaactatagcacctcggCATATGTAACAtcttaagggaagctttctactattattttcgtcaaactgtgtaaatttaatgtaaatctgtggacattgtgcaaaaagtacctaaaccTCCTTAAAGGGGCTGTCTTGTTATGATCGAAGCAGGTTTATGGCTGTATATGGAGTTATGAGGTCTCGCCCAGTTCCTGTTTGCTCTCCATAGATGTGATACAGAGGGAGGGCGCCCGTGTGCAGTAACTGGGAGAGAGTTCATAACTCAATGTACAGCTATAGGTCTGCTTTGACTGTAATGACACATCACCTTTAAACTTGGAAATCTTTTATTAAGTCGCTTCGTTTCCCCCAAAAAGCCATGTGAAGGTATTTCATTAATATCCAAAACCAATATCCTAATTGGAGACTAAAACAACACAATAATAGAGTCACAAGTGCATTCAAGCTCACTAAAGGAAACTGTTATGTTAAACAAAGTTCCTTGGCCCTGTTTATTAGCATGGTGCCAGCAAAACACAACTGCAAGAATTTTTGTTTGCTGCATATCTTAAAAAGTCTTATACATTTTAGAGTAAAGCAGGTTCGATTCTCAACCATCTACATGTAGAAACATCTTTAGTTTTAACACCATTTACTGCTCCTCATTAATAAATGCCTTTGTTTCCACAGCAGTTTGCTCTACAGCAGTTTGCTTCTAATCATTGTGTGACTAatgatttattttctttgtcTAACAGTTTATCATACATAACctcttacactgatgtgttctCATTGATCTATAAGTGCTTGATGGTTAAGCATTTGACTCCCAACATTTAGGATCTTAAGAAATGTTTGAAAAGAGTCGcacatttgttgttttgttctgttgTAATCTTGAGTGAATGCAGTAATTCTCACATAATGTCAACCATCACTTATTTTAGTGTACGGCTCTCTTTGTTTTCATACATCTCATGACACTGACAGTTGACACGTCAACAACTAATTGCAATAGGGTAGGACCTTAAAAGAAAAGGTGGACAACTTTAtaccagatgcaaatttaacatcgaACAAATTTTACcatgacttaaaggcactggacacttttagtaaaTACTTAGTTGTTATcgtcacttggtaacgagaaccggagagctgttgatactaagAAGCGTTGTGAAAATCTTATaaagtcttcaggcctgaagccttttgagttatttgaaagcacagaaattttatttgagcaacaagggtgttttgctttaaaaaaaaatgattttatgCAACTAtgtttgacaactaccaaacatgacaaattatttttttaattcatgttCAGTGCCTTCAAACATGATTCACACTACAGAAGCTGTTTAAATCCTCTATTTTTCAGCTACCGGGCATTCTGTTTCGGAATGGAACAGGTCAGGGATCCGAACACTATCCAAGTGATATTATGATTACTATTTTATTTGCCATAGCAGTGCAAAACATAATACATTGACAATATACCCCGAGATGGGCAAgagacaacaaaagcaaatacatactatgatccgtagatctgttgccaCACGGCTGGGGTACACAATACAATTAATATAGATtaacataatatacatgtagtacacaaagcattaaaaaaaaccagataATTATATGCTTCACAGGTCTCGAAGGGAGGGGctaatactgagtatacagtgcgtaGCAAACCATAGTGTCGGTAATACCAAATAATTTTGACATGGTTTTTCTTTCTCTTCTGGCATTATGATCCAAAGTGTATACCTCTTATATTCAGGGATGAGATTTTATAGTCTTTTGTCTGACTTCAGACTTGTTAAAAGTCTACCTGGTAATAACAAATGCATTACTTTTCTCCAAATTAAATAAGACATGTTTtgtgatctacttctctagcactAAGGATACTGTTCcaaaaagctccttggaatctataacttcAAAGGGTGATCAACAGgttgaaatgccatcatttcaatgtatCCCCTAAGAGTTGAatcccagtttcagactttttttttgtcGACAATGACACTCATCCCTGTATATTTTATCACCATTTTATGCATGAATCCTTGCATGTTAATAAGTCTTTCATATCCTTAGCATGATGCATGTTCCTTTTATTTCCCTCTATCCTGCAGCCTGCCTTATTTGGatattaaaattacattttcagTGGAATtagagttgttgttttttgaggCCATATCCTAGGTAGTCTGTATaaatctccttttttttttttttttttttttttttttctcttcttatTTTAGTTCTGTTGTGACAGAGCGTAGATGGATTTCAGTTTGATATTGATTTTACTTATAGGATTAATAATGGAAACGAGTAAATGAAGCTCATGGTTAATGTGAATGATCAGTATAAACAATGCAATAATGACCTAGGATGTTAAGGCCATGCAACACAatgcaatttacaggcaactatTTCCAGGCAATCTCGAAAAAGGACATTCATTCACACTTCAGTTTTCTTGTTATATACTTGGGGACAATAAGTTAGAGCTACATCAGAATGTCTCTTGTGAGGCCGAAGTGTTCCTTGTGCATAAGTACAGTCGGTATAATGCCTCTTCAAGTTGCCTGAAAAGTTGCCCTGTGTGACATTGCCTTTAGTCTCTCGTGACTAGAATTCCTTGGTTTGATCACTTGTAGAATGTCGCCATATAGACAACACCCAATTCCAGTCACTCACCAAACCATTAAATCATGAACTCAGAAAGGTACAATGAGAACAATATAAAAGTAAATATGTAACATTTGGAAAGTTTGGAATTCTTGAGTCCTGAAAAAGTGTGCTTTCTAAATTATATCATTGTAGATATGGACATGCTTTAAGCAACATCAATGTGACTCGATAAGGTCATCCAAGATTGTTCACTTACATATTAAAGCCATAATGGCACGACTGTAAATCCAGCAATTTAATATCGTACCAATGTTAATATTATTTGCACCATTTCGGGAAAGTCAATATGATCAGGCCTAGAGTAGTATCTCGCAATATGCAAACAAGTTTTGAGGGTGTTTTATAATTATGCAGATATCAGAAACTACAAAAAGGCACCTAGTGTTATTTTAGCTCTgtaatattttgtgtttatataAGGGAGGAATTCTTGTAAAAAGTTGCACAATATTTAATGACAAATTTGTACATGTGTCGGCTATGTATATATTAACAGGTGGTATGGGTCCACTACTATGAAGAAGAgtgtaattactaatttgctatatatatattttgtactcTGAGCTGCCAGCTTTTCCCTGATTCTGCAGGAGGTTTCTTgaaaaccaatctttccatgttctggaaACATTttccctattatgttgaatggAATTCTAAACATCTCCCTGATTTTCTTACAAAatttccctgattgcaagatggaAATGTTGGCAGCTTTGGATGCTTTATGTAAAATCAGTTAAAATGTTACCTTTTGGTTTAATATTTGGGAAATCTTAAATAGCTTTATGCTCATCAGGGAGTAAAGACAATTTAGGCCTACAGGAGAAAAACAAGTAGGCCTAAGGAGTTAATGTATTTAAGTTTGGGTACTAAACACTAACCAACTGAAGAAACTTTGTTTAGGAGaaaatttatgcaacaaggacTATGTAAATAGTAttgtaatatttatatttaatattAATACTCATTTTTTACTCTGATGGGGTATTGGATAAGTGGTTTACAAGGGAACAATAGCAAAGCAACCTGAATTGTATTAAAGTTTTAGAAATGATAGAtgataacaaaattgttttttataacaTTAAAAACATCAGTTTTGGACAGTGGTGTTtgcaatgtaaaataaaaaaattcaaatatgCCTAGTTATATTTTAGGTAATAACATTTTGGTATAACACAATTTGTGGTCTTGGTATTAAGAAATAAGATAAAAATCTTCTGGTGATAAGAAAATTCATCGTATAGAGTCCTAACAAGCTATTGGGAAATTTATGGTCAGCTTAAACATGTAGTAGTGGAATTGTTTAACAATCACATTTCTGACGATGAAATGTTTTGCTGTTAATGTAACAGTAAAGTTTATACTGAAAATAaactaattaaaacaaatactgtTATTAAATGAATATTTTCTGTTTTGAGTGGTTTGAGTTCATTCTTTGATCCTAAACATGTTTACactttcttctttctttcagTTTTTGTCTGAAAGATGTTCTAGTTTTCAAGAGACttttgcaggttttttttaaggtaGAATGCGACGGTTTGATTTGACAACCTCGTGCCCACCTCCAACCTTCTACGGAACGTAAATGTCGTCCCCCTGAGCCTACATTTCCGTTAACAAGAAATGGACACGTCTGATACGCAAGGTGCGCAACATCGGGCCACATTGGGTCCGATTAAACACTTGTAACCTGTTCACTCGGCCTGCGTAGATGAGGGTTGCGTTCTCCAACGAAATCTGAACGGAATCACAACGAATTTATATCCCGTCACAAAATTGTTGATCATGTTGAAAATTGCCGACGGACGCGACTGATTTTTGCTGCCGTCTGCGGTCGCTAGCAGATTTTTCAGCGACAATGTACGATGATTGGCGGCAAATTCAAAATTGCAATTcgcagcttaaaggaacacgttgccttggatcggacgagttggtctataaaaagcgttttgtaaccatttcttataaaatgcatatggttggaaagatgttttaaaagtagaatacaatgatccacacacaattgcctcgaaattgcgtggttttcctttaactttgcgaactaacacggtcggccatttatgggagtcaaaaatttgactcccataaacggccgaccgtgtttgacgacgaggtaagaggaaaaccacgcaatttcgagtgatacttgtgtggatcattatattctacttttaaaatatctttccaaccatagcaaacggttacaaacgctgttaaagaccaactcgaccgatccaaggtaacgtgctTCTTTAACGTAGCTTGCCGTACCCCACTGTTTATACACTGTGAGGTGACGTATGTCGGCACGACGGACGGCTGTGAAAATCCCTGCACTTCCATGCGCTGATGACCGAAGAGTATCACAAAGCGAGTGACTTTCAGGCACGGATGCTTTAGTCTTGGACGCCTTGGGATAATATTAGGCATTGTTTTGGAATGAATAATATGGTTGGACAGATATTCAAGATGTGTTATTTCATGTCAAAACACAGAAGAATTTTTGAATCCACAAaccatttttttctgctaaTTGTATTTCCAGAGGTAAAATAATGTTGTTCAATCGCTattacatacatacattatCATCATTTATATAAATAAGGCGCCTTTTTCCCAAGGTTACAAAGCGCTTACAGAAGATGCAACAAAGAAGTCCAAACTCAAGATGTTCCaaagtgaaataaaacagtCAGCTGTTTCTGTAAAAGTGAGTCTTCAGTAGTTTCTTGAATTATTTATGTGAAGTTGCATGGCGAAGATGTGATGGTAATGAGTTCCATAGATTTGgagcagcagcagaaaaaaagcACTTGAACCAGCTCAGAGACGGTGCGATGTTCGGCCAAGAGAATCTAGCATGTCAGATATGTATGATGGTGACTGGTGAGCAAGGGGTTTGAAGACATGTAAACAAAGTTTAAAGTCAATTCTGTTTGCGATGGGCAGCCAGTGCAATTTATTCATTATATTAAAACACACTACTGGTGTTTTCGTGCACGAGAAACTCTTTTAACAGGGCAAAGAGCAACAAAATGTTAagagatttgaaggcaatgagtatttttcattttcataaAAAGTACTTGCCCGGAATATTGAGCAACCTTTCACAGGAGCTACAGTGCTCGTACTGGACGCTGACAGATTAACTTGTGTGTGTATCCACAATCCTCATCATCCCAGCCTGCATAGTCAGCCCTGCCTACAGCGCAGTCTTGGTTGCCTCCAGAACTATCTGGCTGTCTATCAGCCCATCTCTTGTCCTGCACGCCAATAGTACCTTCCTCATCCAAACACACCCAGGTACCTGGACAAAGTCAATCAGAAAAAAGTATCATTTCATCAATCTTCATTGTCCTTATCATTTGGCCCATATTCAGCCCATCTCTCGTCCTGCTGCACGTCAATAGTAGCTTCACCATCCAAACACACCCAGGTACCTGAAGCAAGTCAATCAGGACAAAGTCTCATTACATCGATGTTGGGTAAGAGATTGTACTTaacataattttgtataaataaaatttgaaaataGGAAGAATATTCatatcagggttttttttcttttctttttcttctcattttcgATACGCAATTGCCTGAGCGGGTTTCCGCATTTGAACACCATTCCCGGTTTTGAACACAGATTTACGACTCTTGTTAATAATAACGTATGCCACACCGGGGATTAGATTAAGCCATgaaccggtgtggcggtttcaactttccgccgtgttcagttttccgaatgaccaaatacggtaaaattacgtcatgcgatgcctgcgcacagcaagcgaaagtagtccacttttagtgccgtattgagtcatccgtgttacactctccggtagctgtcgaggcggcgtccacgagtacaacgagcggcgaacgcgtggatcgtatgagagaaTTTGGTATGAAGGCTAAGCAAATTATCCTGTATTTATTTTAACCAGTGGCACAAGCAGTGTTGTACACATGAGATGgggcaagagaataataatgtGACTataacagaaaagaatcgtaatagaAACAATTGGGGGTCACTGATAGAACTACACTACAGTACTCgtcagggtactcgcggcggtattttTGTCTGACTACGTCACctggaaaactgaacacgccggaaagctaaaaccgttcgaacaacgtgctgaaatatccggctacgtcacccagaaaactgaacacggtggaagactgaaaccgccacactggGCGAGGCATTTTGGCACCGTGTTGTCAATATTATTGTCAACAAATAAAAGTAAggttcgaaccaacgacctccggattaacgtgccggcgctctaccaactgagctatctagccctatgttggcggtgtccctattttggcAATATCCTTGTTCggtcgagtcccactctagtcaattctttgttcaaccccaaaaatcatttcacaatttacccagtcagtttcccttgtggtgtatATATTGACAAATTAGAGTAAAGGACATATTTTATGAACGTCATTTCTAGAATTGTAGTATTGTACAAACCTTCAGTTTGAATGTCGTTGCAACCAATCCAGACGTGGCCGCATCTGAACATGTTGAGGATGTGTTGTAAATCTTCTTTGGATTGAGGGACAACCATCGTCCCACCCAACTCAACACAAATCTGCTTGCCCGCTTTCCATGTAACGTCGGCGTCATGCATCTTGTAGCATTTGTCTCGCCACTGGCACCAAGTAGGAGGGCATGGCTTCCAACACCGCCCGTTAACAGCAGCGTGGTCTGCCATTATAAGTACACCAACgacacccagcagtttgctcgccAACATTTTGCAGACCATCTCTTAACAAATTGAACTTAAATGAGTGCCACTAAGAAGACGCAACTTTTACGGAACGGAACTGCGCCGAGGTAGGCCTATCCAAGACTAAATATTGACGTACAATGTTCGCCCGTTTTATTGATATTGTCGTTGAGTTAAATATTAGTTTGTAAAGACGTTCGAATGTGACAAGTCCCAAAGGGAAAAATGTGTGCCGCCCATAACGGCTATACCGGAATACAAACGAGCGTGGGTTTGGTAATTAGAGCTAAACAACGCCACCATCGTTTAGAGTACAGTGCAGTGTCGTGGTCGtatgataaaggccctcgccttcggctcgggcctttatcacatgaccacgaccctgcaagtTTTTAAACGCCCggttaagaacgagtcactacacttttattcccattcataaatgcctttaagtaaaacaaaaatacaaaaacaccgacattttgaacaaaatatgaCTTCTACTTCTACCTTCAATGCTTCTAGTTTCGCTATCTAGTCTGGATTGTTGCTGTCCATGTTCAGGGGCCCAGCAGTCTTCTGCAAATGAAGTTGTCCTGTTCCGGCCTCTCAACAGTGTTTTTCTACGACATAATTTACGAAACCAAACTAATGGGTCATCCTATTTCCTTTGACAATCCACAGGGGAATTGTTGATGCATGAACACAAAATTTCACAgttcaaacaatgttttaacACCTGAGCAAATGTATTTGTCATTAATATTTAAATGCTACAAGAAAACTACATGATTTTTATATGCCACATAAATAAACCTGtaacaacatttcaaataaatatCGGCcagttcagtgtttttttttgcgccCTGGAAATTAAACAGCTCATTCATCGGTGtggtgtttttactttgtaCACACGTGCGTCAATTCGATTCATATGTCATGTATGTACGACGCAAACGCAAGGCGAGGAAATACGGCCGTTTTGCTGGAAAACTGAGACAGAATTGTCACAAATTACTCTGGAATTTtatgacaatgttttattctgatGGCAAAGATGAAGCGACATCATGTTGATAACAACATTGCCTTGGAACGCAGCCTGTGAAGATGGATTGTGACTGGTTTGTAGATGTGATCTTGACGGTCATGGCGGACTTGTCGGAGAGTACAGTGCATGCAAGCACCGGCATCGACACGGTCGAGTTGGCTGCGGGGACAGCTCAGCAACGGTAAGCGAGGGCCTGTGCTGACTGCTTGTGTAGCTAGTAGCGATGCtgtccggtgtggcggtttcagtcttccgtcgtgttcagttttccgggtgacgtagccggacatttcagcacgttgttcgaacggttttagctttccggcgtgttcagttttccgggtgattATAAATACACACATAATAACACATCTGTAATTACACagtattgattttttttgtcacaGCTATAAACTGCTCTTATAAACTGCTTTTTCCTTTTATTTCTATTTTGAGTTAGACCTAACTAATTTCCCAAGAAAGTTTGACTAAGTCACTCgtggaggaataaatttattcctccatgagtCACTGGACCGTTCTCTGTATTTCAACGTGTAAAGCACCATCTATATTACCCTTGAAATGGGGGCATATTTTTCTTCCATGACCAACTCCTAAACACACCAAAttctctcatacgatccacgcgttcgccgctcgttgtactctcgtggacgccgccatgacagctaccggagagaGTGt contains the following coding sequences:
- the LOC139952580 gene encoding snaclec crotocetin-like, with product MVCKMLASKLLGVVGVLIMADHAAVNGRCWKPCPPTWCQWRDKCYKMHDADVTWKAGKQICVELGGTMVVPQSKEDLQHILNMFRCGHVWIGCNDIQTEGTWVCLDEEGTIGVQDKRWADRQPDSSGGNQDCAVGRADYAGWDDEDCGYTHKLICQRPVRAL